The Oncorhynchus masou masou isolate Uvic2021 chromosome 13, UVic_Omas_1.1, whole genome shotgun sequence genomic interval CATGTACATGAGTAGTAATACGTAATAGAGCTGTAATAAGGCAACCCCTCACCTTTGGTCCTTCGTGCCAACTCCCTGGAGAAGAGGAGGTTGGCCAGTTTACTCTGCTTGTAGGCAATTACTGAGTTGTATCCCTTCTTATCAAAGTTAAGGTCATCATAGTGGATTTTCCCTGAAAGAGAATGAGGTAGAGCCAGATAAAGCTATAACTCAATTGATGATATTTGTTTTATTACAAAAATATATGATCAGAATGGGCTTACCGCCTTGATGAGCGATGCTAGACACAGTGACGACGCGGCTGGGGGTGGAGGCTTTCAGCATGTCCAGGAGAAGATTGGTCAATAGGAAGTGACCTAGGTGATTGACAGCAAATTGACTCTCAAACCCGTCCACTGTGAAGCTTTTGGGACATAGCATTATACCTGTGAGGAATAGAGGATTGAGTATTTAACAGATGGTTAAAAAAAATCAGGCCCACAACTTTGACAACGAAAAACATGCTATAGTTCAAAACATACCCAGAGTAACACCAACACAATTCAGGCTCTCAAAGCATGTTGGTTAAATGCATCAGTTTCACCTGCATTGTTGATAAGTATGTCCAGACGGGTCTCCGTGGCAATGAATTCCCTGGCAAACTGTCTTACTGACCCAAGGGAGGCCAGGTTTAGTTGTTGCACCATCACGTTAGTATTTCCAGTAGAACTGCGGATCTCTGTTGCAGCGGCCTCTCCCCTGGTGAGGTCTCGGCAAGCCATAATCACCCGGGCTCCTGAGAACACGCAGTACCGTCCATCTGAGAACACCCTCATCACATTCTCATCCAATAGAATATATAGGATCAGTCCTATCATCAGCTGAACAACATCCACAAATTTACCACACCCCATCACTAAGCCCCCTATTCTCATGCCTTCCATTGAATAGCCCCCACAATTGCCCTTAAACCCAAATTTTCTTCAGATTGCATTGTAACTTGTTTGTGTTCAAAAGCGACATCCCATGAAAGGTAATGCAAATCACAACATAGTTACAGTCCAATAGAGAAGTGGTATTtgcctactgtacctctcatgGCCATATCCCAGGCCGTCTCCTTGCCGATACCAGTGTTGGCACCAGTGATCACCACAGTCCTTCCATGCAGCTTGGCACGGCTGTGGCATATCCCACCGGCGATCCACTTTCTCAGTAAAACATAGCCTGGTTTGGAGACAAACGGCACTGAGACAAAATATCACTCTTACTTCGTCTTATGTTGACCTATGAACCTTTTAAGCCTATGCAACAGACCCTTTGTTGTGGGAGTAGGAATTGTTTACATACTTAATGGACAAGGTAGCATATACTGTATGTGCAATTGTAAAGTATTTACACACATAATAGTATATATCAGGATCTTGGAGCTACAGGGAATAAACACGTTTAAAATGACAACCCTTAAATAGACACTACAATACAAATGAACCACATACCACGGTCAATCATCCTTCAGTGATTCTGTTCATTTCCATGTCGATCAAGATAAATGTATAACACAATCTGAAGAATTGTACATCCTGTACGTCACAACATGTGTCATGCGGTACAATACTCGCTGTGGGTAGTTTATTGGTGTTTACTAAGAAGTTCCTGGTTTTGTTGAAAATAGGTTACAATTTACCGAGACTACATGTCCATGTAGAAATGTTAGAAACGATTTTAGCATTACAAAAAACTGTCAAAGTAATTGAAATGAGGTCTGAAACCTACAATACATCAAGATAACTTGCATAGCAGTAGAGCTGTGACTTACTGATGGTTGACACTGTGGTCACAGCGCCGTACTTGACGAGCTGGTTTTTCTTCAATTCTTTCCACATTTTATCAGCTGTTGCCAAAATAATTTGACCACCCCAGGCAAGACAATTACATTTTAGCCTGGTAAATCATGAGTTTATCGAGTATGTCTCGTCTTCTTGAACTGGGTTGCTTTAAATGTCGTTATAGCACAAGCAGTGATACAGATCGAGTAGATATGAATAGGTCTAAGTATCTTACATACGGGGTTTAAAGTCTTATAGTCCGATTAAACCAGGACTACTCCCTTGACCAGTCAGTGACCACGTTTACATGCACACCAATATCCCGTTATTATTCGGGATACTTAAGTATTCTGTTTTTGAGTTGAtgcatataaacatcatatcccgTTTACAATAACCCGAAAAAACTTGTATCCCGGTTATGTGAAACCAGGACAAGATGCCTGGGATATGTTGATTTTAGATGGGATACTGTGGCATGTAAACATCTGTTGTTTTTCGCGGTCTGCGCAGGCTCAGTCGCGCATATTTTGGGTGTTGTGTGTGATGACTTCAAAAAGTCGGCTACCTGCGCAGTTCGATCCACCAGACTGGACCGTACAGCATACTGGCTACTTTCaggtttctgcttataatttcagacatttggtaggtcatttGTTCATCAACTACCCTTttactgaacataaatataaacgcaacatgcaacaatatcAACGAGTTTACTATGTTACAgtacatataaggaaatcagtcaattgaaataaattaattagaccCTCAgcaatggatttcacatgactgggcatgggtgggcctgggagggtatatgcccacccacttgggagccaggcctagccaatcagaatgagtttttcccacaAAAGGACTTTATTAAAGGTAGAAATACTCCTCAAACACATACTGCCCTATTATTTAAAACAACATTGAAGTTgttgcttatggtagagaaattatctgtcaacagctctggtggacattcctacagtcagcatgccagcaACAGTCCCTCAACAATtgaggcatctgtggcattgtgttgtgacaaaactgcacattttagagtggccttttatggtccccagcacaaggtgcacctatgcaATGAACATGCcatttaatcaacttcttgatatgacagacctgtcaggtggatggattatcttggcaaaggagaaatgctcactaacagaaaTGTAAAGAAATTTGTGCAGAAGATTTGAGAGAATTAAGTTTTTTGTGCGTATCGAAGTTTCTGGTATTttttatttcaggtcatgaaacatgggaaaacactttacatgttgcgtttatatttttgttcagtatagacaCATGAAGCTTCTCTTCGTTCATTACTTGTTGCCCAAGAAGTAgtgctcaccagaataatgtctTACATCGATAGAATGAATGGAACAATCTAATTAACACCGGTAAAGTTGTCTGTTTCCTTTAGGGACCGGGAGAAAACGCAATAACTCCAAAACAGTGGAAAGATCATGTGCAAAATGCCCAATGTAATGAGTTTGACTGGTTTTAAGGAAATGAAAAGCTGAGAAAACAATGAAACACGTTTCTGATTAGACTTCAGTTCGTCTTGGGCACTattattttatgtggttgaaaaaCTGTCTGCTTGTATAACTGAGTCAAAAACACACATTACACGCACTTAGCATTTTCTCAAGAGATAATATTAATTCACTGCTGTTACAAAGACAAAATTAATATTTGTTGTATCATTTAACTGCAAAAAATGCATAAATCTGCAGGAGTTATTATATTTTACTACATGTGAAAGGTTATAaactcctctcactgtcaactgcgtttcttttcagcaaacttaacatgtgtaaatatttgcatgaacataacaagattaaacaactgagacataaactgaagaagtttcacagacatgtgactaacagaaattgaataatgtgtccctgaacaaaggggggtcaaaatcaaaagtaacagtcagtatctggtgtggccactagctgcattaagtactgcggtgcatctcctcctcaaggACTGCCCCACATTTgcctgttcttgctgtgagatgttaccccactcttccaacaaggcacctgcaagttcctggacatttctggggggaatggccctagccctcgcACTCGATCCAAccggtcccagacgtgctcaatgggattgacatccgggctcttcgctggccatggcagaacactgacattcctgtcttgcaggaaatcacgcacagaacgagcagtatggctggtggcattgtcatgctggagggtcatgtcaggatgagcctgcaggaagggtaccacatgagggaggaggatgtaatgcacagcgttgagattggctgcattgacaacaagctcagtccgttgatgttgtgacacaccgccccagaccatgacagaccctccaatTCCAAATCGATCTCACTCCAGAATACAGgtctcggtgtaatgctcattccttcgacggtgaacgcaaatccaaccatcacccctggtgagacaaaaccgtgactcgtcagtgaagagcactttttgccagtcctgtctggtccagcaaccgTGGGTTTGTttccataggtgacgttgttgccggtgatgtctggtgaggacctaccttacaacatgcctacaagccctcagtccagcctctctcagcgtattgtggacagtctgagcactgatggagggattgtctgttcctggtgtaactcgggctgttgttgttgccatcctgtacctgtcccacaggtgtgatgtttggatgtaccgatcctgtgctggtgttgttacacatggtctgccactgtgaggacgatcagctgtccgtcctgtctccctgtagcgctgtctttggcgtctcacagtatggacattgcaatttattgccctggccacatctgcagtcctcatgcctccttgcagcatgcctaaggcacgttcacgcaagtgagcagggaccctgggcatctttcttttggtgttttttagagtcagtagaaaggcctctttagtgtcctaagttttcataactgtgaccttaattgcctaccgtctgtaagctgtaagTGTCTTAACgatcgttccacaggtgcatgttcattaattgtttatggttcattgaacaagcatggaaaacagtgtttaaaccctttacaatgaagatctgtgaagttatttggatttttacaaattatctttgaaagacagggtcctgaaaaagggacgtttcttttcttTTGCTGAGTATATGTCTGTAACTCACGCGAACTCCTCCCTCATGGTGTACTTGAAGCCCTGTTGTGTTCTGATGGTTACGAAGGGCAGATCTCCTCCGTCCGACGCACCCAGACCAAACTCCTCCTCTAGCTCATCCACAAAGTCCCTGCGATTAAAACCTCATAAGGATTAGCCCCTTTTTTTCagttttcgcctaaaatgacacccaaatctaactgtctgtagcttaGGCCctgaagataggatatgcatattcctggtaccatttgaaaggaaacactttgacgtttttTGAAATGTGAtaggaatgtagtagaatataacacaatagatctggtaaaagatgatacaaagaaaaaaaacaaccgTTCAACCATTTATTTTGTACCGTCATCTTTGAAATTCAAGAGAAAGGCCatgatgtattattccagcccaggtgcaatttagatttagGCCACTAGATGacatcagtgtatgtgcaaagtgttAGACTGATACAATGaaacattgcatttctgttcaaacttTTGTATCAAGCCTGCCCAAATGTGCccaatttgtttattaataacttttcatgttcaaattgttcactctcctcaaacaatagcatggtattatttcactgtaatagctactgtaaattggacagtgcagttagattaacaataatttaatgttagatatgtctatgtcctgggaaatgtggCTACCTGGGGCGGCAGTGGCTAGAGACTTATAACCGAAAgcttgcaagatcaaatccccgagctgacaaggtaaaaatctgttgttctgcccctgaacaaggcagtttacccactgttcctaggctgtcattgaaaataagaattttttcgtAAATGATTTGCCtcgtaaaataaataaaacctcatgctaatcgAATTAGCCTGTGTTTGTTCAACTGTCCTGTGGAAGGGACACCAATTCTGAAGAAGTTTCCacctttccacaggtgcatgttcattaattgttcatggttcattgaacaagcataggaagttatttagattttttatgaattatctttgaaagacaggctcctgaaaaagggatgtttctttttttgcagagTTTAGGTCTACAGTCAGTTTCCATATTTCAGTTAGTATTCCATTTAATAGTACTCCCCCTCAATTTCGACATTAGTAGCAGAAGTGGCATAGTCCCTATGGTTGAGTGTACTACTAATACTTCAACTTTTGCTATGATGACACATGGAAGGACCAAGTCTATGGGTAGGACCCACTGAGGTATGGGTAGGACCTAGTGTGCCACCTATTGTAGGGCTACCATTTTAAAAGAGCGATAGTCAAGGCAAATAGGACAAAAAGCTATAGCTAGATTTTGCATTGGCTAATTATTCATAATTCATGTGTTATTTTATTATAAGTAAAAATCTGGCAATCATACTGTTGGCAAGCTACACTGATATAGATATTGAGTTAGTAGTGCATTTGGAAATAATCTAATCAACTGCAACATTGAGGAAATATGCttaaacattgtttgactgaATTACTGGGGTTGATGGTTGGTCGTGTGAATTTTGTAATTTAGGTTATATAACTAGATAGCTGAGCTAAACCCATCGTCTACCAGAGGGGGGCGCTCCTGTACGTATACCGGTGCCACCGCGTAAAATCACGTTTACCGGTACCGAGCTACTAGCTTGCTTTCGCTTTGCCTAGGGAGGTAAAGCTATATTTGTTTTAGGCGGTTGCCCATATCGCTAGCTATGGTTCATGTTCACATACAAAAcaatattagatagatagctcagctagctaactttagttaTACCGTCGTTCTCCAGCCAGTTCGATACGTgaattattagctagctagcaataatgttagctagctagcagtttGCTAACCAATTTTGTCGGTTTGTTAGTTAACTAGCTTCGTTAAGTCAGCCACTGCTAATACCTCCAGATGTCACCCGACCCTGGTTTTATATCGGGCAGCTGGACTGGTGttcgaggctacatacagattgTTAGCAGGCTAAATTAGTTAGCTAGCCAACACCTACGTCCTCGTCTATTTATTTCAATGACCACAAGCACGAGCAAGCTACGTTTTGAATTGTTCCGCCAGTCTCTGGTTTGGCCtagctcaaatcaaatgttatttttaaacatattttgcagatgttatcccaggtgcagtgaaatgcttatattTATTACTGCAACGGTGCAGCAATacccaacaatacacacaaatcccccaACATTTTAAGAAAGACATTCAGAAGTATAAACTAGCTAAATGTTAGTTTGGTTTTGTGGGGCCATAACTTTATCGCCGGTTGGCGTTTGAGAGCAGTGCTGGTTAAGATGGTCGTGCAAGTAATTTGTTCATTTGCAGATCATTCTTCAAAACATGTTGAAATGGAAGATTAACTATATTAACGTTAGATAGGAGGTAACGTTAGATTAGCATGCTACTATTGATTCTGGTAATTGCAGTTTCTACGATTTTTTTGAAAGCGAAAGTGGTGAGACTTTTACATTGGCTGCAACATTGTAACAAACTATCTGACAACTTGTACTAAGAAACGCATCGAATTGGAATATGCATAATGTGGAAATAGTCATACAATTTACACGAATTATATCTGCGTGTGTATTAGGAGTTGCAAATGAGATTTTTGGAAGACGTCAACATAATCGTGCTTTTCAGGATGGAGATGGGCACCCCGCccctgtttttaggattgtagcGAATCAGAGCGTCGACATCAAAAACGGGAAGTGGCGTAGGGAATTGCTTGCGCTGTCCTAAGCGAGCCGAAAAGGGAAAAACGGTAGCAGCCACCATTCTTCTACAGATCTGTTTTTCACTTCATGGGTGAGGTACGTAACGTATATCCACGTTTTATTGTACTTCatcctttttatttaactttggCAAAAGAGTGAACAAGGTGAGAGTCATGGCATGCTTCGTGTATAGATTTAGATGTTGCTAGTTGTTGAACTCAGTTAGCTTGCTTGCTAACTAGTTAGCTAGCAGTGGTGTTAGCTCAAGCTCACGTCTTGATGTTTGCATGAAGCCATGTTGCAGTGTGCTGCAGGATTCAATGCACACGCGCACTGCACATATCCGAACGTCACTAGCTACTGATCCAGGACAAGTTAGTTTGTACTACTTGTAAGGAAAGTGAAGATTAGAAGACAGGAAGCTGATCTTGGACCAGCGTGCATGAGCATCATTTTCTCCTCGCACCCTGAGTTACTGGTAGCTAGCTTAACGTTGCTAACTTAGAATGTAGCTATGTTTTATTTCCAACGACTGTAGCCGGCTAGTAGCTAATACCTGAAACTTGATCGTTGCTTATGAATAATTCAAGCAAGGAGTATCAAAACTTTGCTGTTTGCCCTCTACAGAGAACATGGTGGGGTCATGCTAATGAGATGACGTTTTGATAATATTAAATGATGCATTACaaataatatactgtacattttgTTTAACATTATTCTATTAGGTCGTGCATTATTTAATTGGCATGTTTAATATATAGATATAAATTCACAGGAATGCCTCAATATTTGTTATTATTAGTGTATTTGTAGCTTTAATATATTTTAATTATATTAATGACATTTATACACTGTTCCTGTTAAGACAataaaaattgtttttttttcttccccttcctctctaacTACAACCACAATGGCTGTCCATTTTAAAACTGGACAACACATACACATGATGTCTTGTCCACATCATGTGCCAATATCCTACAACATGATCATAGATTATCATCATAACGGCCTTATTATATCAACTAATCTACAGTTATGAGCATGGCGGACTCAGACGTCAACATGACAGACTCTGAGGTCAATGTGACTGACTCCGAGCTCCACAtggagtgtgtggaggaggaTCTGACGCCATGGCAACAGCAACCAGAAGAGGAAATGGAAGAAACAAGCAAAGGCCCAAGTAAAGGTGAGTGTGCGGTTTGCAGACTCAATGTAACCTGCTTCCCTGGGTCATGTCATTTTGTATGTAATGAGACTCAATTCTCACATGCAACAGTTTCACAACAGACAACTGTAAATGGTGAGTCTGTATTGTCATATTCTATCGTCAGTTCATGGTTTTTTAAATCGCCTTCCCATTACCAGCACCTCCCGATGACACTTCAGTGGTACCCCTCAGCGATGGCAGTAGCATCACAACCAAACCTATGTCTGCCCTTGGTGAGTGCTCTGGAatggtacactatatatacaaaagtatgtggaaaccccttcaaattagtggatttggctatttcagccaaagccgttgctgacaggtgtataaaatcgagcacaccgccatggaatctccatagacaaacattggcagtagaatggccttactaaagagcttagtgactttcaacgtggcaccgtcatagtaTGCCACCTTTCCATCAAGTCAGTCTGTCAAATTTatgccttgctagagctgccctggtcaactgtaagtgctcttATTGTGAAGCagaaaagtctaggagcaacaacggctgagccgcgaagtggtaggccacacaagctcacagaacgggacctccgagtgctgaagcacgtagcaaccgtctgtccttggttgcaacattcactactgagttccaaactgcttctcgAAGCAACttcagcttcatgaaatgggtttccatggccgagcagccacacacaagtctaagatcaccatgctcaatgccaaagTGTCGGCtacagtggtgtaaagctcgccgtcagtggactctggagcagtcgaaaccagttctctggagtgatgaatcacgcttcactatctggcagtccgacggacgaatctgggtttggtggatgccaggagaacgctacctgccctgaatgcatagtgccaactgtacagtttggttgaggaggaataatggtctggggctgtttttcatggttcgggctaggccccttagttccagtgaaagaaAATCTTGaagttacagcatacaatgacattctagacgattctgtgcttctaactttgtggcaatattttggtgaaggccctttcctgtttcagcattttcttattttactaggcaagtcagttaataacaaattcttgtttacaatgacggctaaaccctaacctggatgacgctgggccaattgtgcgtcgcactatgggactcccaatcatggtcggttgtgatacagcctggaatcgaaccagggtctgtagtgacgcctctagcacagagatgcagtgtcttagaccgctgcgccactcaggagcatgACAATTCATTGCcggtgcacaaagcaaggtccatacagaaatggtttgttgagatcagtgtggaagaactttactagcctgtacagagccctgacctaaaccccatcaaatgcctttgggatgaattggaatgccgactgcgagccatgcctaatcgcccaacatcagtgcccgaccttacTAACGCTCATGTgtttgaatggaagcaagtccccgcagccatgttccaacatcaagtggaaagccttcctaggaGAGTGgtggctgttaaagcagcaaaggggcaaaggaccaactccatattaatgcccatcatTTTGAAAtaagatgttcaatgagcaggtgtctacatacttttggtcatgtagtgtatttaaaAATATAGGAATAtgaggtaactgccaaaataagtgtcttaatagggcgttgggccatcTCAAGCCAGAACCACGTCAATGCACCTCAGCATTGATTCTACAAGTAACTCTGTaactattggagggatgtgacaccattcttccaaaataaaatgttgtctcaggcgccgctccagaatctcccataagtgttaaattaggttgagatctggtgactgagacggccgtGGCATAGGGCTTTCATCATTTTCATGCACTGTGGATGGGTCCATTTTCATCCTTTGGGgacatagccatggtagccaaaataatggacaTCCCAGCATTTCTATACATGGCCATTAGCATGATGcaatgttaattgcttaattaacccaggaaccacacctgtgtggaagcgtccgctttcaatatactttgtatccctcatttactcaaatgtttccattatttcacttatttttttacttactGACGTGTAGTCACTGTAGAATAAACATGGTTCAATGGACACATGTAACCAATCGGTGTAAGCCTCATAGGGAGTATATTGACTTTtgcccatctctgcagcaccattACTACCCAAACCAATGGTCTTGACGCAGGCTATGACTCAAGGGCTGCAGCCTTTTCAGACCTCCATGCCTCAGGTGCTGCATATGCCGACCACTATGTTGCCTGGCACAGGCAGCAACGCTGGGCAGAACATCATATTCACCACACAGGTGAGAGACGTGTTGGTTCTTCATTCTATAATTCTATCTGAACCCTGCCCTGATTGTTCTCATTCGATTGCTGCTGAGTAGCGAACTTTTAGGTTGATATCAGTGGACCAGGAAGCGCTTCATGGACTTGAGGTTTGCTACAGGAATAATGAGCCCAGAGTCATTGCTGTGATTGTTCTCTTTTTGTGGTGCAGAACATTCAAGGGGGAGGACAGACCATAAGTGCCAAACCAGTAGGATATATCATGAATGGCCAGCCCATCACCGTGCTGCCTGGTGGTAAGTAGCTAACATtagaccacaggaggttggtggagaCCGGACTCGTGGTTAAGGCTGGCTCgtaataggtggaatggtatcaaatagatcaaacacatggtttcccatgtgtttgatgccagtCCATTCatgccattccagccattgtagatggccgtcctcccatcagcagcctccactgcattAGACATGTCTATTTTTGTTTTCTTATCAATGTCTTGATGGCTAACTAAGTATTTCACAGCCCACCTGAAACCTAGAAGTAACCACCTTTAGTGGGATCCAGAGAAATGTGTTTGTTCTATTATTGTGTCATAAAAGCACGTAAATGTATATTTTATCCGTGGGTAGTGTTTTGTAAAATGCAAATAGACAATAGCTACTGTATGATTTCATTATTATTCCAGTGAATTTTGTTGTTGACATTTAGAAAATATGCATAGAAAATAGTGGGGacaacaagtatttgatacactgccgattttacaggttttcctacttacaaagcatgtagaggtctgtcatttttatcataggtacacttcaactgtgagagatggaatctaaaacaaaaatcaagaaaatcacattgtatgattttcaagtaattaatttgcatttattgcatgacataagtatttgatacatcagaaaagcagaacttaatatttggtacataaacctttgtttgcaattacagagatcatacgtttcctgtaatgcttgaccaggtttgcacacactgcagcagggattttggcccactcctccatactgatcttctccagatccttcaggcttcggggctgtcgctgggcaatac includes:
- the LOC135552165 gene encoding retinol dehydrogenase 11-like isoform X2; translation: MIDRGYVLLRKWIAGGICHSRAKLHGRTVVITGANTGIGKETAWDMAMRGARVIMACRDLTRGEAAATEIRSSTGNTNVMVQQLNLASLGSVRQFAREFIATETRLDILINNAGIMLCPKSFTVDGFESQFAVNHLGHFLLTNLLLDMLKASTPSRVVTVSSIAHQGGKIHYDDLNFDKKGYNSVIAYKQSKLANLLFSRELARRTKGTGVTSYSLHPGVIRTELWRHSQSKYPMLSSMLSAPAWLLMKTPREGAQTTIYCAVTEGLEEKSGYYFSDCQVKEPALEGRDDLAALRLWGVSAGLVGLN
- the LOC135552165 gene encoding retinol dehydrogenase 12-like isoform X1, producing the protein MWKELKKNQLVKYGAVTTVSTISYVLLRKWIAGGICHSRAKLHGRTVVITGANTGIGKETAWDMAMRGARVIMACRDLTRGEAAATEIRSSTGNTNVMVQQLNLASLGSVRQFAREFIATETRLDILINNAGIMLCPKSFTVDGFESQFAVNHLGHFLLTNLLLDMLKASTPSRVVTVSSIAHQGGKIHYDDLNFDKKGYNSVIAYKQSKLANLLFSRELARRTKGTGVTSYSLHPGVIRTELWRHSQSKYPMLSSMLSAPAWLLMKTPREGAQTTIYCAVTEGLEEKSGYYFSDCQVKEPALEGRDDLAALRLWGVSAGLVGLN